In Egicoccus sp. AB-alg2, a single genomic region encodes these proteins:
- a CDS encoding DUF948 domain-containing protein — protein MTVRDWAIVAAALFWGVLVAALCLLVMRAVKLLDNVIGTVGRVTDESVPILRGVNETVAGVNVELARVDTIMAGVQSITSTTDRILGVVHATLASPLIKAAAVAAGTAKAARALRD, from the coding sequence GTGACCGTCAGGGACTGGGCGATCGTGGCCGCCGCATTGTTCTGGGGCGTGCTCGTCGCCGCGCTGTGCCTGCTGGTCATGCGCGCCGTCAAGCTGCTCGACAACGTCATCGGCACGGTCGGGCGGGTCACCGACGAGTCCGTCCCGATCCTGCGTGGCGTCAACGAGACCGTCGCCGGCGTGAACGTCGAACTCGCCCGTGTGGACACGATCATGGCGGGCGTGCAGTCGATCACCTCGACGACCGACCGCATCCTCGGGGTCGTGCACGCCACCCTCGCCAGCCCCCTGATCAAGGCCGCCGCGGTGGCCGCGGGCACCGCCAAGGCCGCCCGCGCCCTGCGCGACTGA